A genomic window from Gemmatimonadaceae bacterium includes:
- a CDS encoding DUF445 family protein encodes MLDPKNPWLQFAVHVTIGTIAGGASDTVAVWMLFHPRRKVLGFQGAIPKNQARLARSLGRTVGERLLTPPDIMAELTRAGVREKLDETLALVVGHVLDTERGSLREVLPPSVLLEVERVLMAGVPIVVERLADFVESPEFEERARTFVARRRAELRDRLVGNVLTAERRAAITARAAQWTEEFSQSDELERGVRDYVQRRGRAMLASTEPLMDQVPPAFVSAIDGGIEAYLPIAVEKLGGVLRDPGARERIRVRLHGLFSRFVQDLKFHERVIAKLVVTERTLDKALDSVEKEGAEQLGELLEDPAVRERITAAVHEAITSYLAKPLAEIVGAPDSERALAVMDTVSSGLLRVLRAGETRGLLVEKLDAALARAEQKTWGDLLAPLDDDTFTDWIVSAARTPRSRELVEDAARSAVQRVLDKPLGRPGRWLPPDSSTRLGATFAPAIWELIEGQLPGLIQRLDVQAMVERKVLAFSFERLEELIRGVINRELRLIILIGYILGGLIAVIGFSLSRLAGM; translated from the coding sequence ATGCTCGATCCCAAAAATCCGTGGCTCCAGTTTGCCGTGCACGTGACCATCGGCACGATTGCCGGCGGCGCGTCGGACACGGTGGCGGTGTGGATGCTGTTCCATCCGCGCCGCAAGGTGCTGGGGTTCCAGGGCGCGATCCCCAAGAACCAGGCGCGGCTGGCGCGCAGTCTGGGACGCACGGTGGGCGAGCGCCTGCTCACGCCGCCCGACATCATGGCCGAGCTCACGCGGGCCGGCGTGCGCGAGAAGCTGGACGAGACGCTGGCGCTGGTGGTGGGCCACGTGCTCGACACCGAGCGGGGATCGTTGCGCGAGGTGCTGCCGCCCTCGGTGCTGCTCGAGGTGGAGCGGGTGCTGATGGCGGGGGTTCCGATCGTGGTGGAGCGGCTGGCCGACTTCGTGGAGTCGCCGGAGTTCGAGGAGCGGGCGCGGACGTTCGTGGCGCGGCGGCGCGCCGAATTGCGCGATCGCCTGGTGGGCAACGTGCTCACGGCGGAACGGCGGGCCGCGATCACGGCCAGGGCGGCGCAGTGGACGGAGGAGTTCTCGCAGTCGGACGAGCTGGAGCGCGGCGTGCGCGACTACGTGCAGCGGCGGGGCCGGGCGATGCTCGCGTCCACCGAACCGCTCATGGACCAGGTGCCACCGGCGTTCGTGTCGGCGATCGACGGGGGCATCGAAGCCTACCTGCCGATTGCCGTGGAGAAGCTGGGCGGCGTGCTGCGCGATCCCGGCGCGCGGGAGCGCATCCGGGTGCGGCTGCACGGGCTGTTCTCGCGGTTCGTGCAGGATCTCAAGTTCCACGAGCGGGTGATCGCCAAGCTGGTGGTGACCGAGCGCACGCTGGACAAGGCGCTGGACTCGGTGGAGAAGGAGGGCGCCGAGCAGTTGGGCGAGTTGCTCGAGGATCCGGCGGTGCGCGAGCGGATCACGGCGGCCGTGCACGAGGCGATCACGTCGTACCTGGCCAAGCCGCTGGCCGAGATCGTGGGCGCGCCCGACAGCGAGCGGGCGCTGGCGGTGATGGACACGGTATCGAGCGGACTGCTGCGGGTGTTGCGCGCCGGGGAGACGCGGGGGCTGCTGGTGGAGAAGCTGGACGCGGCGCTCGCCCGCGCCGAGCAGAAGACGTGGGGTGATCTGCTGGCGCCGCTCGATGACGACACGTTCACCGACTGGATCGTGTCGGCCGCGCGGACGCCGCGCTCGCGCGAGCTGGTGGAGGACGCGGCGCGGTCGGCCGTCCAGCGGGTGCTGGACAAGCCGCTGGGGCGCCCGGGGCGATGGCTCCCGCCGGACAGTTCCACCCGGTTGGGCGCCACGTTCGCGCCGGCGATCTGGGAGCTGATCGAGGGGCAGTTGCCGGGCCTGATCCAGCGGCTGGACGTGCAGGCGATGGTGGAGCGCAAGGTGCTGGCGTTCAGCTTCGAGCGACTGGAGGAGCTGATCCGCGGCGTGATCAACCGCGAGCTGCGGTTGATCATCCTGATCGGCTACATCCTGGGCGGGCTGATCGCGGTGATCGGATTCTCGCTCTCGCGCCTGGCCGGGATGTAG
- a CDS encoding AAA family ATPase produces the protein MIDEPPRASSGALGRFTRDLTADARAGRLEPVRGRQDEIARVIDILLRHGKNNPALVGAAGVGKTAIVEGLAQHIAAGTVPLALRNVRVLSLDHVALLAGSTYRGQYEERIRVLVNETQAAPDVILFIDELHNLIGQGTAMGTAMDAANMLKPALARGDFRVIGATTDEEYGHWVLGDAALERRFQKVAVRELSVEHTLDVLRARKERLERHHGVLIGDDALEAAVRLTDRHVADRRRPDKAIDALDEACAHLQALAVYTPRTEALLQARRVRRDPPRPRAAAAEPLESEDPIESIAKTSFDVLERFGAGLEAAFAAGAPSVEARPAAPPPRPAPPSADASPAAGPALDAELARRLMDEGVVVRGHDVARVVALMSGGPVTWE, from the coding sequence ATGATCGACGAACCGCCGCGCGCCTCGAGCGGCGCGCTGGGACGCTTCACGCGCGACCTCACGGCGGACGCCCGCGCCGGGCGCCTCGAGCCGGTGCGCGGCCGCCAGGACGAGATCGCCCGCGTCATCGACATCCTCCTGCGACACGGCAAGAACAATCCCGCGCTCGTCGGCGCCGCCGGCGTGGGCAAGACGGCCATCGTCGAAGGACTCGCCCAGCACATCGCGGCGGGCACCGTCCCGCTCGCCCTCCGCAACGTGCGCGTGCTGTCGCTCGACCACGTGGCGCTCCTCGCCGGCTCCACCTACCGCGGCCAGTATGAGGAGCGCATCCGCGTCCTCGTCAACGAGACACAGGCCGCCCCCGACGTGATCCTGTTCATCGATGAGTTGCACAACCTCATCGGGCAGGGCACCGCCATGGGCACGGCCATGGACGCCGCCAACATGCTCAAGCCGGCGCTGGCGCGCGGCGACTTCCGCGTCATCGGCGCCACCACCGACGAGGAGTACGGCCACTGGGTGCTGGGTGACGCCGCGCTCGAACGGCGCTTCCAGAAAGTGGCCGTGCGCGAGCTGAGCGTGGAACACACCCTCGACGTGCTGCGCGCCCGCAAGGAGCGCCTCGAGCGCCACCACGGCGTGCTCATCGGCGACGACGCCCTCGAGGCGGCGGTGCGGCTCACCGATCGGCACGTTGCCGACCGCCGCCGGCCCGACAAGGCCATCGATGCGCTCGACGAAGCGTGCGCGCACCTGCAGGCGCTGGCGGTGTACACCCCGCGGACCGAGGCGCTGCTCCAGGCGCGGCGCGTCAGGCGCGATCCGCCGCGTCCGCGCGCCGCGGCCGCGGAGCCGCTGGAAAGCGAAGATCCCATCGAATCGATCGCCAAGACGTCGTTCGATGTCCTGGAGCGGTTCGGGGCCGGGCTCGAGGCGGCCTTCGCCGCCGGAGCGCCGAGCGTCGAGGCGAGACCCGCCGCGCCGCCGCCCAGGCCCGCGCCGCCGTCCGCCGACGCGTCGCCGGCCGCCGGCCCCGCGCTCGATGCCGAGCTGGCCCGGCGCTTGATGGACGAAGGCGTTGTCGTTCGCGGCCACGACGTGGCACGCGTGGTCGCACTCATGTCGGGAGGTCCTGTCACGTGGGAGTGA
- a CDS encoding prepilin peptidase yields MSPDLYFEIVAFVFGAVIGSFLNVCIGRWPAELSVVRPRSRCPNCGHQLAWFENIPLLSWLVLRARCRCCDEPISAQYPLVELAVAVIWTLTVVNFGPSLTAFRVATTVTVLLGVAITDGKHYLIPDGFTLFGLGFTLALATYAWFGGDNGPFAGLGDAVIGACAGAGLIAIVGWLGEVALKKEAMGLGDMTLMAFVGAAVGPTRAIFTVFVGAAIGAAVFLGVVYPVAWMRRGRRSAQAELSLGEPGFEPPLVPFGVFLAPAAVVTLLWGNALFAWITGG; encoded by the coding sequence GTGAGCCCCGACCTGTACTTCGAGATCGTCGCGTTCGTGTTCGGCGCCGTCATCGGATCGTTCCTGAACGTCTGCATCGGACGCTGGCCCGCCGAGCTGTCGGTGGTGCGTCCCCGCTCGCGGTGCCCCAACTGCGGACACCAGTTGGCCTGGTTCGAGAACATTCCCCTGCTCAGCTGGCTGGTGCTCCGCGCGCGCTGCCGCTGCTGCGACGAGCCGATCTCCGCCCAGTACCCGCTGGTCGAGCTCGCCGTGGCCGTGATCTGGACGCTCACCGTGGTCAACTTCGGTCCCTCGCTCACGGCGTTTCGCGTGGCCACCACCGTCACCGTGCTCCTCGGCGTCGCGATCACCGACGGCAAGCACTATCTGATCCCCGACGGGTTCACGCTGTTCGGGCTGGGGTTCACCCTCGCGCTGGCCACGTACGCGTGGTTCGGCGGCGACAACGGACCGTTCGCCGGGCTCGGCGACGCGGTGATCGGCGCCTGCGCGGGCGCCGGCCTGATCGCCATCGTCGGCTGGCTGGGTGAGGTGGCGCTCAAGAAAGAAGCGATGGGCCTCGGCGACATGACCCTGATGGCGTTCGTCGGCGCGGCGGTGGGGCCCACGCGCGCCATCTTCACCGTGTTCGTGGGCGCGGCGATCGGCGCCGCCGTATTCCTGGGCGTCGTCTATCCCGTGGCGTGGATGCGCCGCGGCCGCCGGTCCGCCCAGGCCGAGTTGTCCCTGGGTGAGCCCGGGTTCGAACCGCCGCTCGTCCCATTCGGCGTGTTCCTTGCGCCTGCGGCCGTCGTGACATTGCTTTGGGGTAATGCGCTGTTCGCGTGGATCACGGGCGGCTGA
- a CDS encoding RNA methyltransferase produces MRLLTLARDLRRRKARERQQLFVCEGVRAVEELLRSPITPSGVIVAPQLLEAPRGAALRDAILQAGVPVEEVAARDFHTAAETDSPQGVLAIAPVPAHSLDHIAAADGLRVVVLDAVQDPGNVGTILRTAAALGAHATVALPGTVDLWNAKVVRGAMGALFHHRCLNATWDELDAFHRRVGLSWWVADAGGTPLGRTPPPARLGLVVGNEGAGVSAQARERADHIVALPIASAVESLNVAVATGILLYELRP; encoded by the coding sequence TTGCGACTCCTGACGTTAGCGCGTGATCTCCGTCGTCGAAAAGCCCGCGAACGGCAGCAACTGTTCGTGTGCGAAGGCGTGCGCGCCGTGGAGGAGTTGCTCCGGTCGCCCATCACGCCCAGCGGCGTGATCGTCGCCCCGCAGCTGCTCGAGGCCCCGCGCGGCGCCGCCCTGCGCGACGCCATTCTCCAGGCCGGCGTGCCGGTGGAGGAGGTGGCCGCGCGCGACTTTCACACCGCCGCCGAAACCGATTCGCCGCAGGGCGTGCTCGCCATCGCGCCCGTGCCGGCCCACTCGCTCGACCACATCGCCGCCGCCGACGGCCTTCGCGTCGTCGTGCTCGACGCCGTGCAGGACCCCGGGAACGTGGGCACCATCCTCCGCACGGCCGCCGCGCTGGGCGCCCACGCCACCGTCGCCCTCCCGGGCACGGTGGATCTGTGGAATGCCAAGGTCGTGCGCGGCGCGATGGGCGCGCTCTTCCACCACCGCTGTCTGAACGCCACGTGGGACGAGCTCGACGCGTTCCACCGCCGCGTGGGGCTGTCGTGGTGGGTGGCCGACGCCGGCGGCACGCCCCTCGGCCGGACGCCGCCGCCGGCGCGCCTCGGCCTCGTGGTCGGCAACGAAGGCGCGGGGGTGTCGGCGCAGGCCCGCGAGCGCGCCGATCACATCGTGGCCCTCCCCATCGCGTCGGCCGTGGAATCGCTCAACGTCGCCGTGGCCACCGGCATCCTCCTGTACGAGCTTCGCCCGTGA
- a CDS encoding purine-nucleoside phosphorylase, with protein sequence MIPPFGAEAARQAAAAVSARVGAFHPVAAIILGSGLGGLAERIHHPVVIPYRDIPGFPPSTVAGHAGELLAGTLAGRPVLALAGRFHMYEGHDARLAAFPARVLRALGAPVLIVSNAAGGIRRSFAPGTLMLIRDHVNLMFRNPLIGGVEPGDERFPDMSDPYDPVLRGLARSVADAARIALEEGVYAGLLGPSYETPAEVRMLATLGIDAVGMSTVPEVIVARALGMRVLGVSCITNLASGLSDAPITHAEVIDTTARAAATFESLITGVVAAL encoded by the coding sequence CTGATCCCGCCGTTCGGCGCCGAGGCGGCGCGCCAGGCTGCCGCCGCGGTGAGCGCCCGCGTCGGCGCGTTCCATCCCGTCGCGGCCATCATCCTCGGCTCGGGTCTCGGCGGGCTCGCCGAGCGCATCCACCATCCGGTGGTCATTCCGTATCGCGACATCCCCGGGTTTCCCCCGTCCACCGTGGCCGGCCACGCCGGGGAACTCCTCGCCGGCACGCTCGCCGGCCGTCCCGTGCTCGCCCTCGCCGGCCGGTTCCACATGTACGAGGGACACGACGCCCGCCTGGCCGCGTTCCCCGCACGCGTCCTGCGCGCCCTCGGCGCTCCCGTGCTCATCGTCTCCAACGCGGCCGGCGGCATCCGGCGCAGTTTCGCGCCCGGCACGCTCATGCTCATCCGCGACCACGTGAATCTGATGTTCCGCAATCCACTCATCGGCGGCGTGGAGCCGGGCGACGAGCGCTTTCCCGACATGTCCGATCCGTACGACCCGGTGCTCCGCGGACTGGCGCGCAGCGTGGCCGACGCCGCGAGGATCGCGCTCGAGGAGGGCGTGTACGCGGGCCTGCTCGGCCCGAGCTACGAGACCCCGGCCGAAGTGCGCATGCTCGCCACGCTCGGCATCGACGCCGTGGGCATGTCCACCGTGCCCGAGGTGATCGTGGCCCGCGCCCTCGGCATGCGCGTGCTGGGCGTGAGCTGCATTACCAATCTCGCGTCGGGGCTGTCCGATGCGCCGATCACGCATGCCGAGGTGATCGACACCACCGCCCGCGCCGCGGCCACGTTCGAATCCCTCATCACCGGCGTCGTCGCCGCCCTCTGA
- the add gene encoding adenosine deaminase, which produces MPPTINRELLRRLPKAELHCHLDGSVRPATLLDLAREYDQPMPRPDAESLRDYMLVADAHNLEDYLQRFSVTLSVMQTAEALERIAYELAVDAAADGVRYIEVRYAPILNVRHGLALGDAVEAPLRGLARAERELGIVGRVIICAIRSMAPDVSLELAELAVAYRAQGVVGFDLAGGEAGHSAALHERAFRYAHAHDLACTCHAGEGDGPESVRQALHTCCVDRIGHGTRIIEDPALLDYVNDRRIPLEICLTSNVQTRAAASYDTHPLRAYYDRGVNVVLNTDNRLMSGTTLTDEYEHAAQRLHFSFDELARVSLNGFESAFLPFEQRRALIADAEREMGRLRRSGV; this is translated from the coding sequence ATGCCCCCCACGATCAACCGGGAACTGCTCCGCCGGCTTCCCAAGGCCGAATTGCACTGCCACCTCGACGGCTCGGTGCGTCCCGCCACGCTCCTCGACCTGGCTCGCGAGTACGACCAGCCCATGCCGCGCCCCGACGCCGAGTCGCTCCGCGACTACATGCTCGTGGCCGACGCCCACAATCTCGAAGACTACCTGCAGCGGTTCTCGGTGACGCTCTCGGTGATGCAGACCGCCGAGGCGCTGGAACGCATCGCCTACGAGCTGGCCGTGGATGCCGCCGCCGACGGCGTGCGGTACATCGAGGTGCGCTATGCGCCCATTCTCAACGTGCGCCACGGCCTCGCCCTCGGCGACGCGGTGGAGGCCCCGCTGCGCGGCCTCGCGCGCGCCGAGCGTGAGCTCGGCATCGTCGGCCGCGTGATCATCTGCGCCATTCGCAGCATGGCCCCCGACGTCTCGCTCGAACTCGCCGAGCTCGCCGTGGCCTATCGCGCGCAGGGCGTGGTGGGGTTCGATCTCGCGGGCGGCGAAGCCGGCCATTCCGCCGCGCTGCACGAGCGCGCGTTCCGCTATGCGCACGCCCACGACCTCGCCTGCACCTGCCATGCCGGCGAGGGCGACGGACCGGAATCGGTGCGCCAGGCGCTCCACACCTGCTGCGTCGATCGTATCGGACACGGCACCCGCATCATCGAAGACCCGGCGCTCCTCGATTACGTGAACGATCGTCGCATCCCGCTCGAGATCTGCCTCACCAGCAACGTCCAGACGCGCGCCGCGGCGTCGTACGACACGCATCCGCTGCGCGCGTACTACGATCGCGGGGTGAACGTCGTGCTGAACACCGACAATCGCCTGATGAGCGGCACCACGCTCACCGACGAGTACGAGCACGCGGCCCAGCGGCTGCACTTCTCGTTCGACGAACTCGCGCGCGTGTCGCTCAACGGGTTCGAGAGCGCGTTCCTTCCTTTCGAGCAGCGGCGCGCCCTGATCGCCGACGCCGAGCGTGAGATGGGCCGCCTGCGCCGGAGCGGGGTCTGA
- a CDS encoding 5'-nucleotidase C-terminal domain-containing protein, translating into MKRTRVLVAVGALLGAAWPLAAQRPATVDLVVAATTDVHGYLRGWDYYTNRPDSARGLSRAATIVDSLRTANPGRVVLLDAGDLLQGSPLAYVAARMHPEQPSPVIAAMNVMRYDAAAVGNHEFNYGVPELRRAIAQAAFPFLAANAVRTTTGAHAFEAWTIVERRGVKIGIVGATAPGSDLWDRDHLAAAHLTVRDAVPAIGDAVRAVRAHGADVVLVTLHAGLDEPSSYDTAGTGVASENVAARVAHEVPGIDLIVYGHSHKEMADTVIGGALLMQPRNWAASVAVAHLELQRAAGRWTVARKSSRIIRAAGHAEDPLVLAATADMHRLTVAYVTAPIGSTPVAWRADSARVVDTPLLDFILDVERRAAGTDLASTAAFSLDASLAAGNITVAELAALYPYDNTLRAVRITGAQLREYLEQSARYYRTLGTGGSLVDQSVPGYNFDVVSGVDYVIDLSMPAGRRITSLTRNGRPVTPTDTFTMALNNYRQTGGGGYAMLDGAPVVYDRQQDIRQLLIDEVRRRHVLRPQDYAARNWRLEPAAAVGEAYRAMHRPPAQGSR; encoded by the coding sequence ATGAAGAGAACGCGCGTCCTCGTGGCGGTGGGGGCCCTCCTGGGCGCCGCGTGGCCGCTCGCCGCCCAGAGGCCCGCCACGGTCGACCTGGTGGTGGCTGCCACCACCGACGTGCACGGCTATCTGCGGGGCTGGGACTACTATACCAACCGCCCCGACAGCGCGCGCGGCCTGTCGCGCGCCGCCACCATCGTCGACTCGCTGCGTACTGCGAATCCGGGCCGCGTGGTGCTCCTCGATGCCGGCGATCTCCTCCAGGGCAGCCCCCTCGCGTACGTCGCGGCCCGCATGCACCCCGAGCAGCCCAGCCCCGTGATCGCCGCCATGAACGTCATGCGCTACGACGCCGCGGCCGTGGGCAACCACGAGTTCAATTACGGCGTGCCGGAACTCCGCCGCGCCATCGCCCAGGCCGCGTTTCCGTTCCTGGCCGCCAACGCGGTGCGCACCACCACGGGCGCCCACGCCTTCGAGGCGTGGACCATCGTCGAGCGCCGCGGCGTGAAGATCGGGATCGTGGGTGCCACCGCCCCGGGCTCCGACCTCTGGGACCGCGACCACCTGGCCGCCGCCCACCTCACGGTCCGCGACGCCGTGCCCGCCATCGGAGACGCGGTCCGCGCGGTGCGCGCCCACGGCGCCGACGTCGTCCTCGTCACCCTCCATGCCGGCCTCGACGAACCCTCGAGCTACGACACCGCCGGCACCGGCGTGGCCAGCGAGAACGTTGCCGCGCGCGTGGCGCACGAGGTGCCGGGCATCGACCTCATCGTCTATGGGCATTCCCACAAGGAGATGGCCGACACGGTGATCGGCGGCGCGCTCCTCATGCAACCCAGGAACTGGGCGGCCAGCGTGGCCGTGGCGCATCTGGAACTCCAACGCGCCGCGGGCCGCTGGACGGTGGCACGCAAGTCCAGTCGCATCATCCGCGCCGCCGGCCACGCCGAGGACCCACTCGTGCTCGCGGCCACGGCCGACATGCATCGCCTCACCGTCGCCTACGTCACCGCGCCCATCGGCTCCACGCCGGTGGCCTGGCGCGCCGACTCCGCGCGCGTGGTCGACACGCCGCTTCTGGACTTCATCCTCGACGTGGAGCGCCGCGCGGCGGGCACCGATCTCGCGTCCACGGCCGCGTTCTCGCTCGATGCGTCGCTCGCCGCCGGCAACATCACGGTGGCCGAACTCGCCGCCCTGTACCCGTACGACAACACCCTGCGCGCCGTGCGCATCACCGGCGCGCAGTTGCGCGAGTATCTCGAACAGAGCGCGCGGTACTATCGCACGCTCGGCACCGGCGGGTCGCTGGTCGATCAGTCGGTGCCGGGCTACAACTTCGACGTCGTCTCGGGTGTGGACTACGTGATCGATCTCTCCATGCCGGCCGGCCGCCGCATCACGTCGCTCACCCGCAACGGCCGGCCCGTGACTCCCACCGACACGTTCACCATGGCGCTCAACAACTATCGACAGACGGGCGGCGGCGGCTACGCCATGCTCGACGGTGCTCCCGTGGTGTACGACCGGCAGCAGGACATCCGCCAGCTGCTCATCGACGAGGTGCGCCGCCGCCACGTGCTGCGCCCGCAGGATTATGCCGCGCGCAACTGGCGGCTCGAGCCCGCGGCGGCCGTCGGCGAGGCATACCGCGCCATGCACCGCCCGCCGGCCCAGGGCTCCCGATGA
- the udk gene encoding uridine kinase, whose protein sequence is MKPLIIGIAGGTGSGKSTVARRVAEALAGTSVAFIDMDAYYKNYVELPIAQRRKINWDHPESIDWALLESQLSELAAGASIEKPVYDFVQHLRSPQKVTVPPAEVVVIDGILLFVEEKVRDLCDVKVFVDADADIRLIRRIRRDIARRGRPLEEILDQYVKTVQPMHLQFVEPSKRYADVIVPRGGHNAVAIGMIVARIRLQLEGAAR, encoded by the coding sequence GTGAAGCCGCTGATCATCGGGATCGCCGGCGGGACCGGCTCCGGCAAGTCCACCGTGGCGCGACGGGTGGCCGAGGCGCTGGCGGGCACGTCGGTGGCGTTCATCGACATGGACGCCTACTACAAGAACTACGTGGAGCTGCCGATCGCGCAGCGCCGGAAGATCAACTGGGACCATCCGGAGTCCATCGACTGGGCGCTGCTCGAGTCGCAGCTGAGCGAGTTGGCGGCGGGCGCGTCGATCGAGAAGCCGGTGTACGATTTCGTGCAGCACCTGCGGAGCCCGCAGAAGGTGACGGTTCCGCCGGCCGAGGTGGTGGTGATCGACGGCATCCTGCTGTTCGTGGAGGAGAAGGTGCGCGACCTCTGCGACGTGAAGGTGTTCGTGGACGCGGACGCGGACATCCGACTCATCCGGCGCATTCGCCGGGACATCGCGCGGCGCGGTCGGCCGTTGGAGGAGATTCTGGACCAGTACGTGAAAACCGTGCAGCCCATGCATCTGCAATTCGTGGAGCCGAGCAAGCGCTATGCGGACGTGATCGTGCCGCGGGGCGGGCACAATGCGGTGGCGATCGGCATGATCGTGGCCCGCATCCGGCTGCAACTCGAGGGCGCCGCCCGGTGA
- a CDS encoding response regulator transcription factor — MTAAPIAPTAGARVLVVDDEADIVALVAFHLAKAGYRVSTAANGPDALAAARQERPMLIVLDLMLPGMSGLDVLRELRAGESTRDTAVLLLTARREEQDRIEGLSVGADDYLTKPFSPQELVLRVGAILRRVTANGVGPTDVVTHGPIEIDRAAHRVRVSGQEVELTPTEYRLLLLLYERRGRVQARAHLLETVWEAAPDIQTRTVDMHVQRLRAKLGEAGDLIETVRGFGYRLRGPAWRGS; from the coding sequence GTGACGGCCGCGCCGATCGCGCCCACGGCGGGCGCCCGGGTGCTGGTGGTGGACGATGAGGCCGACATCGTGGCGCTCGTGGCCTTCCACCTGGCCAAGGCGGGCTACCGGGTGAGCACGGCGGCCAACGGCCCCGACGCGCTGGCGGCGGCGCGGCAGGAGCGCCCGATGCTGATCGTGCTCGACCTCATGCTCCCGGGCATGTCGGGGCTGGACGTGCTGCGCGAGCTGCGGGCCGGCGAGAGCACGCGGGACACGGCGGTGTTGCTGCTCACGGCGCGGCGCGAGGAACAGGATCGGATCGAGGGGCTGTCGGTGGGCGCCGACGACTACCTCACGAAGCCGTTCAGCCCGCAGGAGCTGGTGCTGCGGGTGGGCGCCATCCTGCGCCGCGTCACGGCCAACGGCGTGGGCCCCACGGACGTGGTGACGCACGGCCCGATCGAGATCGACCGCGCGGCGCACCGGGTGCGGGTGAGCGGCCAGGAAGTGGAGCTGACGCCCACGGAATACCGGCTGCTGCTGCTGCTGTACGAGCGCCGGGGGCGCGTGCAGGCGCGCGCGCACCTGCTGGAGACCGTGTGGGAGGCGGCCCCCGACATCCAGACGCGCACGGTGGACATGCACGTGCAGCGCCTGCGCGCCAAGCTGGGCGAGGCGGGCGATCTCATCGAGACCGTGCGCGGGTTCGGCTACCGGCTGCGCGGACCGGCCTGGCGCGGCTCGTGA